One window from the genome of Sphaerotilus microaerophilus encodes:
- the rbbA gene encoding ribosome-associated ATPase/putative transporter RbbA, whose protein sequence is MSHSAQLATVASVRQVRLRYRDVIALDGIDLDIPAGRMVGLIGPDGVGKSSLLSLLAGVRIIQEGTVEVLGGDMASKAHRKLVCPRIAYMPQGLGKNLYPTLSVEENLQFFARLFGHDAPERRQRIDELTQATGLFKFLERPAGKLSGGMKQKLGLCCALIHDPDFLILDEPTTGVDPLARAQFWDLIERIRADRPGMSVIVATAYMDEAQRFDWLAAIDDGKVLATGTPKELLARTGSPNLEEAFIRLLPEEKKRGHQAVVIPPLSDGGADDIAIEAEGLTMRFGDFVAVDSVSFRIRRGEIFGFLGSNGCGKSTTMKMLTGLLPASEGRAWLFGHEVNPHDLGTRRRVGYMSQAFSLYSEITVRQNLELHAKLFSVSPNDIPGRVDEMVERFGLVDVIDSLPASLPLGIRQRLSLAVAMVHKPELLILDEPTSGVDPVARDAFWRLLIELSRRDRVTVFISTHFMNEAERCDRMSMMHAGKVLDSDVPARLVEKRGAKTLEEAFIGYLLEAEGGTAAPPSQPEADNHEEQPSAVPAEHGGHGSGGFSLQRMFSYLWRETLELQRDPVRATLALGGSLLLMFVIGFGITMDVEDLSYAVLDRDQTTLSQNYTLNLAGSRYFTEHAPIIDYEDLDRRMRNGELSLAIEIPPGFSRDVLRGQNVQIGAWIDGAMPQRAETVQGYVQGMHQHWLLVQASERSGASAAGNASVETRFRYNPDVKSLPAMVPAVIPLLLLMLPAMLTALAVVREKETGSITNLYVTPVTRIEFLLGKQLPYVGLAMVNFLLMSLLAVTVFGVPVTGSFFTLSLAALIFSFAATGMGLLASAVTRSQIAAMFFAMIGTLIPATQFAGLIDPVSSLEGSSKFIGEIYPATHMISISRGVFNKSLGLADLTGPLWSMLISVPVILGVAVLLLKKQER, encoded by the coding sequence ATGAGCCACAGCGCGCAGCTCGCGACCGTTGCAAGTGTCCGCCAGGTAAGACTGCGCTACCGCGACGTCATTGCCTTGGATGGCATTGACCTGGACATCCCCGCTGGACGGATGGTCGGTCTGATCGGCCCCGACGGCGTGGGTAAGTCCAGCCTGCTCTCGTTGCTGGCCGGTGTGCGCATCATCCAGGAAGGCACGGTCGAGGTGCTCGGTGGCGACATGGCCAGCAAGGCCCACCGCAAGCTGGTGTGCCCGCGCATCGCCTACATGCCGCAGGGGTTGGGCAAGAACCTGTATCCGACGCTCTCGGTCGAGGAGAATCTGCAATTCTTCGCGCGGCTGTTCGGCCATGACGCGCCCGAGCGCCGCCAGCGCATCGATGAGCTGACCCAGGCCACTGGCCTGTTCAAATTCCTGGAGCGCCCGGCAGGCAAGCTGTCCGGGGGCATGAAGCAAAAACTCGGCCTGTGCTGCGCGCTGATTCATGACCCGGATTTTCTGATTCTCGATGAGCCGACGACTGGCGTGGACCCGCTGGCGCGCGCGCAGTTCTGGGATCTGATTGAGCGTATCCGCGCCGATCGCCCCGGCATGAGCGTGATTGTGGCCACGGCCTACATGGATGAGGCCCAGCGCTTCGACTGGCTGGCCGCCATCGACGACGGCAAGGTTCTCGCCACCGGCACGCCGAAGGAATTGCTGGCAAGAACAGGCAGCCCGAACCTGGAAGAGGCATTCATCCGCCTGCTCCCGGAAGAGAAAAAGCGCGGACACCAAGCGGTAGTCATTCCCCCCTTGTCGGATGGCGGCGCGGACGATATCGCCATCGAGGCCGAGGGGCTGACCATGCGCTTTGGCGACTTCGTTGCCGTCGATAGCGTGTCCTTCCGCATCCGGCGCGGTGAAATCTTCGGCTTCCTCGGCTCCAACGGGTGCGGCAAGTCCACGACGATGAAGATGCTTACCGGCCTGTTGCCGGCGAGCGAGGGTCGGGCCTGGCTGTTCGGCCATGAAGTGAACCCGCATGATCTGGGCACCCGCCGCCGCGTCGGCTACATGTCCCAAGCGTTCTCGCTCTACAGCGAAATCACGGTACGCCAGAACCTGGAGTTGCACGCCAAGCTCTTCAGTGTGTCCCCGAACGATATTCCGGGCCGCGTGGACGAGATGGTGGAGCGCTTCGGGCTGGTGGACGTCATCGACAGCCTGCCGGCCAGTCTGCCGCTGGGCATACGCCAGCGCCTGTCGCTGGCCGTTGCCATGGTGCACAAGCCCGAGCTGCTGATTCTGGACGAGCCGACCTCCGGCGTCGACCCGGTGGCGCGTGATGCGTTCTGGCGGCTGCTTATTGAATTGTCGCGGCGCGACCGGGTGACGGTCTTCATTTCCACTCACTTTATGAACGAGGCCGAACGCTGCGACCGCATGTCGATGATGCATGCCGGCAAGGTGCTCGACAGCGACGTGCCCGCCAGGCTGGTCGAGAAACGCGGCGCCAAAACCCTTGAAGAGGCCTTCATCGGCTACCTCCTCGAAGCCGAGGGAGGCACAGCCGCCCCGCCCAGCCAGCCTGAGGCCGACAATCACGAGGAGCAGCCATCCGCGGTACCCGCTGAACACGGCGGGCACGGCTCTGGCGGTTTCAGTCTGCAGCGAATGTTCAGCTATCTGTGGCGCGAGACGCTGGAATTGCAGCGGGACCCGGTACGCGCCACGCTGGCGCTGGGCGGTTCGCTGCTGCTGATGTTCGTGATCGGCTTCGGCATCACCATGGACGTCGAGGACCTGAGCTATGCGGTGCTCGATCGCGACCAGACCACGCTTAGCCAGAACTACACGCTGAACTTGGCCGGATCGCGCTACTTCACCGAGCACGCGCCGATCATCGACTACGAGGACCTCGACCGGCGTATGCGCAACGGCGAACTGTCGCTGGCCATTGAGATCCCCCCTGGCTTCTCTCGCGATGTGTTGCGAGGCCAGAACGTGCAGATAGGTGCCTGGATCGACGGCGCCATGCCGCAACGCGCGGAAACCGTCCAGGGCTACGTTCAGGGCATGCACCAGCACTGGCTGCTCGTACAGGCCAGCGAACGCAGCGGTGCCAGCGCCGCAGGAAATGCGAGCGTCGAGACACGCTTTCGCTACAACCCCGATGTCAAGAGCCTGCCGGCCATGGTGCCGGCGGTGATCCCTCTGCTGCTGCTCATGCTGCCGGCCATGCTGACCGCGCTGGCGGTGGTGCGCGAGAAGGAGACGGGCTCGATCACCAATCTCTACGTGACGCCGGTCACGCGCATCGAGTTCCTGCTTGGCAAGCAACTGCCCTATGTCGGTCTGGCCATGGTGAACTTCCTGCTGATGAGCCTGCTCGCGGTCACCGTCTTCGGTGTGCCGGTCACGGGCAGCTTCTTCACCCTGTCGCTGGCCGCGCTGATCTTCTCCTTCGCTGCGACCGGCATGGGGCTGCTGGCCTCGGCCGTCACGCGTAGCCAGATCGCGGCCATGTTCTTTGCCATGATCGGTACCCTGATCCCGGCCACCCAGTTCGCCGGCCTGATCGATCCAGTGTCCTCGCTCGAAGGCTCCAGCAAGTTCATCGGCGAGATCTACCCCGCCACGCACATGATCTCCATCAGCCGTGGCGTGTTCAACAAATCACTCGGCCTGGCCGACCTGACGGGGCCGCTGTGGTCGATGCTCATTTCGGTTCCGGTCATTCTCGGCGTGGCTGTTTTGCTACTCAAGAAGCAGGAGCGTTGA
- a CDS encoding HlyD family secretion protein — protein sequence MTVSPSLKKKLLVAFAAAVVAALAWWSWTRFTDSGPGEGFVNGNGRIEATEIDVATKLPGRIEDILVREGDFVTAGQPLAKMRLETLEAQRDEALAMRQQAEHSVTAAQAQVALREADVTAALALVGQRESELDAAQRRLTRSSTLSSEGAASIQELDDDRARVRGAQATLAASKAQAAAARAAVEAARAQLVGAQSSVSAATASISRIEADIRDSELRSPRDGRVQVRVAQPGEVLGAGGRVLNLLDLSDVYITFFLPETVAGRVALGSEVRIILDAAPEYVIPATVSFVASAAQFTPKTVETASERQKLMFRVRAQISQELLREHLNQVKTGLPGVAWVKLDAKAEWPQNLSVRVPE from the coding sequence ATGACTGTCTCCCCCTCTCTCAAGAAAAAACTCCTGGTCGCTTTCGCTGCAGCGGTTGTTGCCGCGCTGGCCTGGTGGAGCTGGACGAGGTTTACCGACAGCGGCCCGGGCGAAGGATTCGTCAACGGCAATGGCCGCATCGAAGCCACCGAGATCGACGTGGCCACCAAGCTTCCCGGCCGCATCGAAGACATCCTGGTGCGTGAAGGCGATTTCGTCACAGCCGGCCAGCCACTGGCCAAGATGCGGCTGGAAACGCTGGAAGCGCAGCGCGACGAGGCCCTGGCCATGCGTCAGCAGGCTGAGCATTCGGTGACCGCGGCGCAGGCACAGGTGGCGCTGCGTGAAGCCGACGTGACTGCCGCCTTGGCTCTGGTTGGTCAGCGCGAGTCGGAACTGGACGCCGCGCAACGGCGCCTGACACGCTCCAGCACGCTGTCGAGTGAGGGAGCCGCCTCGATCCAGGAACTGGACGATGACCGGGCGCGCGTACGGGGCGCCCAGGCGACCCTCGCGGCCAGCAAGGCACAGGCCGCCGCTGCCCGCGCCGCGGTCGAAGCCGCCAGGGCGCAGCTTGTCGGCGCGCAGTCCAGCGTGTCCGCCGCTACGGCCAGTATCAGCCGCATCGAAGCCGACATCCGCGACAGCGAACTGCGGTCTCCGCGCGACGGACGGGTTCAGGTGCGTGTCGCGCAACCCGGCGAGGTGCTTGGAGCGGGCGGACGTGTCTTGAACCTCCTTGATCTGTCGGACGTGTACATCACCTTCTTCCTGCCCGAAACCGTGGCCGGCCGCGTTGCGCTGGGTTCGGAGGTTCGCATCATTCTGGATGCCGCGCCCGAGTATGTGATTCCAGCCACCGTTTCCTTCGTCGCCAGCGCAGCGCAGTTCACCCCCAAGACGGTGGAAACCGCCAGTGAGCGACAAAAGCTGATGTTTCGCGTGCGCGCACAGATCTCGCAGGAGCTGCTGCGTGAGCACCTGAACCAGGTCAAGACCGGTCTGCCCGGCGTAGCCTGGGTCAAGCTCGACGCCAAGGCCGAGTGGCCTCAGAACCTCTCCGTTCGTGTGCCGGAGTAA
- a CDS encoding IS701 family transposase: MKPTSRDYCQFLISTQINYTQTYFADHHQRFSHDAINRYLQAANISPADVWNLARRNIEFDDDACLVFDDSVLDKNHSHKIELVRKQYSGNAHGLIKGIGVVNCLYVNIKTGHYWIIDWRIYAPDEDGKSKLDHVQEMFDNAMAHKKLPFRTVLMDSWYATMDLMKHIHRAGKHFYCPLKSNRKVDDSQGQQPYKAVSTLQWSAQEHVHGKHVKLFKFPSDIKLKLFRVVVDTNRTDWVVTNDLSQDSTDDTHEMCAVRWKIEQYHREIKQVLGIEKCQCRMARSQKNHIACAILAWVHLCETAKALKTNIYSLKKGILSEFLKKELRSPTIRMAPI, translated from the coding sequence ATGAAACCCACGAGCCGAGACTACTGCCAATTTCTGATATCCACACAAATCAACTACACGCAGACCTATTTTGCGGATCACCATCAGAGGTTTTCTCATGACGCCATAAATCGCTACTTGCAGGCTGCCAATATCAGCCCGGCCGATGTCTGGAATCTGGCCCGACGAAACATCGAATTTGACGACGATGCCTGCCTGGTTTTCGATGACAGCGTTCTGGACAAGAACCACTCGCACAAAATCGAGCTGGTGCGCAAACAGTACAGCGGCAACGCCCACGGCCTGATCAAGGGCATTGGGGTGGTCAACTGCCTGTACGTGAACATCAAGACCGGCCACTACTGGATCATCGACTGGCGCATCTATGCGCCTGACGAAGACGGCAAGTCCAAGCTGGATCATGTCCAGGAGATGTTCGACAATGCCATGGCGCACAAGAAGCTGCCCTTTCGCACCGTGCTGATGGACTCCTGGTACGCCACCATGGATCTGATGAAGCACATCCACCGGGCGGGCAAGCACTTCTACTGCCCGCTCAAGAGCAATCGCAAGGTTGACGACAGCCAAGGCCAGCAGCCCTACAAGGCGGTCAGTACGCTGCAGTGGAGTGCCCAAGAACATGTGCATGGCAAACACGTCAAACTGTTCAAGTTTCCCAGTGACATCAAGCTGAAACTGTTCCGGGTTGTGGTTGATACCAATCGCACGGACTGGGTTGTGACAAACGACCTATCTCAAGATTCGACGGACGATACGCATGAGATGTGTGCCGTGCGCTGGAAGATTGAGCAGTACCACAGGGAGATCAAGCAGGTTCTTGGCATCGAAAAATGTCAGTGCAGAATGGCCCGGTCACAGAAGAATCACATCGCCTGCGCGATATTGGCCTGGGTCCACCTCTGCGAGACGGCCAAAGCGCTGAAGACAAACATCTACAGCCTGAAGAAGGGAATCCTCTCGGAATTCCTCAAGAAGGAACTTCGGTCACCAACCATTCGCATGGCACCCATCTGA
- a CDS encoding phasin family protein, whose product MSNETIPLNLFKANLELQLRIQRLMQENGQQWLENATRAGSENIAESGTEIESLLKAQNWQELATLPAQAFWRQFQHQMGGAQALTQVAIKNQTTFTQGLQQAIQDWQKSVTQAVGQADAILPFQDIFKQWGAVWAKAQDKDAPAKTGGRNAG is encoded by the coding sequence ATGAGCAATGAAACCATCCCTCTCAATCTCTTCAAGGCGAACCTGGAACTGCAGCTGCGCATCCAACGCCTGATGCAGGAAAACGGCCAGCAATGGCTGGAGAACGCCACGCGCGCGGGCAGCGAAAACATTGCCGAGTCCGGCACTGAGATCGAAAGCCTGCTCAAGGCCCAGAACTGGCAGGAGTTGGCCACGCTGCCCGCGCAGGCCTTCTGGCGTCAGTTTCAGCACCAGATGGGTGGCGCGCAGGCACTAACGCAAGTCGCAATCAAGAATCAGACCACCTTCACCCAAGGCCTGCAGCAAGCCATTCAGGACTGGCAGAAATCGGTCACGCAGGCCGTAGGCCAGGCAGATGCGATATTGCCGTTCCAGGATATTTTCAAGCAATGGGGAGCGGTGTGGGCCAAGGCACAGGACAAGGACGCACCAGCCAAGACAGGTGGTCGCAATGCCGGCTGA
- a CDS encoding ABC transporter permease, which produces MRRRNLANIYDLGVKELWSLWRDPMMLVLIVYVFTASVYTKATSMPETLHNAPIAIVDEDNSALSQRVASAFYPPQFTPPAMIDYGDVDPGMDAGLYTFALVIPPNFQRDVLAGRSPAVQLNVDATRMSQAFTGSGYIQQIFTGEVNEFVKRYRGTDAPPVDLALRARFNPALDKAWFGSVVQIINHITLLSIILTGAALIREREHGTIEHLLVMPVTPAQIMLSKVWSMALVVLIASFLSLNLMVRGILGVPIEGSIVLFFAGAALSLFATTSMGIFIATLARNMPQFGMLMMLTIMPLQMLSGGTTPRESMPEIVQNIMLIAPTTHFVELSQAILYRGAGLETVWQPFLALALIGTVLFFLSLARFRKTIGQMA; this is translated from the coding sequence ATGCGCAGAAGAAACCTGGCCAACATCTACGACCTTGGTGTCAAGGAGCTGTGGAGTCTTTGGCGCGATCCGATGATGCTTGTGCTCATCGTCTATGTGTTCACCGCGTCGGTCTACACCAAGGCCACGTCCATGCCGGAGACGCTGCACAACGCGCCCATCGCCATCGTCGACGAGGATAATTCGGCGCTGTCCCAGCGGGTTGCCTCGGCCTTCTACCCCCCGCAGTTCACGCCACCGGCCATGATCGACTATGGGGACGTGGACCCGGGCATGGACGCGGGGCTGTACACCTTCGCTCTGGTCATTCCGCCCAACTTCCAGCGCGACGTGCTGGCGGGGCGATCGCCTGCCGTGCAGCTCAATGTCGACGCCACCCGCATGAGCCAGGCCTTCACCGGCAGTGGCTATATCCAGCAGATCTTCACCGGCGAAGTCAATGAGTTCGTCAAGCGTTACCGCGGCACCGACGCGCCACCCGTGGATCTGGCATTGCGCGCACGCTTCAACCCGGCACTGGACAAGGCCTGGTTCGGCTCGGTGGTGCAGATCATCAACCACATCACGCTGTTGTCCATCATCCTGACCGGCGCAGCGCTGATCCGGGAGCGCGAGCACGGCACCATCGAGCACCTGCTGGTGATGCCGGTTACACCCGCGCAGATCATGCTCTCCAAGGTCTGGTCGATGGCCCTGGTCGTGCTGATCGCCTCCTTCCTGTCCCTCAACCTCATGGTGCGCGGCATCCTGGGCGTGCCCATCGAGGGCTCCATTGTGTTGTTCTTCGCCGGCGCGGCCCTCAGCCTGTTCGCCACCACCTCCATGGGCATATTCATCGCCACGCTGGCGCGCAACATGCCGCAGTTCGGCATGCTGATGATGCTTACCATCATGCCGCTGCAGATGCTGTCGGGTGGCACCACGCCGCGCGAAAGCATGCCCGAGATCGTGCAGAACATCATGCTGATCGCGCCCACCACGCATTTCGTGGAACTGAGTCAGGCCATCCTTTACCGGGGCGCGGGCCTGGAGACGGTATGGCAGCCCTTCCTGGCGCTGGCCCTGATCGGAACGGTGCTGTTTTTCCTGTCGTTAGCACGCTTTCGCAAAACCATCGGCCAGATGGCCTGA
- the phbB gene encoding acetoacetyl-CoA reductase: MPAEQRTALVTGGSGGLGEAIARALHDAGHTVLIVHSPGNASIGAWLKTQAGEGYDFAAYGADVADHASCQELAGLIQADGHHIDILVNNAGITRDATFRKLSYADWDAVLRVNLDSVFNVTRPFIDGMLDRGWGRIINISSINGSKGQFGQTNYSAAKAGMHGFTKALAQEVARKGVTVNTVSPGYLDTKMVTSMSEEVVKQVTAGIPVGRLGRPEEIAALVAFIASESAGFMTGSNVSMNGGQHMY; this comes from the coding sequence ATGCCGGCTGAGCAACGCACTGCACTGGTCACCGGCGGCAGCGGCGGCCTGGGCGAAGCCATCGCCCGGGCCTTGCACGATGCGGGCCATACCGTGCTCATCGTCCATTCGCCGGGCAATGCCAGCATTGGCGCGTGGCTGAAAACCCAAGCCGGCGAAGGTTACGACTTCGCCGCCTACGGCGCGGATGTGGCCGACCATGCCTCCTGCCAGGAGCTGGCCGGCCTCATTCAAGCAGACGGTCACCACATCGACATTCTGGTCAACAACGCGGGCATCACGCGTGATGCTACGTTCCGCAAGCTGAGCTACGCCGATTGGGATGCGGTCCTGCGGGTCAATCTCGACTCCGTTTTCAACGTCACCCGGCCATTCATCGACGGCATGCTCGACAGGGGCTGGGGCCGGATCATCAACATCTCCTCCATCAACGGCTCCAAGGGGCAGTTCGGCCAGACCAACTACTCCGCCGCAAAAGCCGGCATGCATGGCTTCACAAAAGCCCTCGCACAGGAAGTGGCGCGCAAAGGCGTGACGGTCAACACCGTCTCGCCGGGGTATCTGGATACGAAGATGGTGACGAGCATGTCGGAGGAAGTGGTCAAGCAAGTGACTGCCGGTATTCCCGTGGGTCGTCTGGGACGGCCTGAGGAAATCGCCGCACTGGTTGCATTCATCGCCAGTGAGTCTGCGGGGTTCATGACCGGCAGCAACGTGTCGATGAATGGTGGCCAGCACATGTACTGA
- a CDS encoding TetR/AcrR family transcriptional regulator has protein sequence MPPKKDDAPDNKRRYLSSAARKEEILDAALVEFADRTYNAVSMERLAECAGLSKAGIYAHFKSKEEIFHALLERTTKQICDFQGWLPDEDLTLPELVDVYLDRLYATFSSPATMSIYRLLLAESARTPELVQRWHNEVALGLKERAQTIIHRNIRRGVIRPGVLTEHFFPLALAPAVLWLSSSMLSKGNPSISLVQLRDAHRQLLLELLQPQ, from the coding sequence ATGCCACCCAAGAAAGATGACGCGCCAGACAACAAGCGCCGCTACCTGTCCTCTGCCGCCAGGAAAGAGGAAATACTCGACGCGGCCCTGGTCGAATTCGCGGATCGGACATACAACGCAGTGTCGATGGAGCGCCTGGCGGAATGCGCGGGCTTGTCCAAGGCTGGCATCTATGCCCACTTCAAAAGCAAGGAAGAAATTTTTCACGCCTTGCTCGAACGTACGACGAAGCAGATTTGTGATTTCCAGGGCTGGCTCCCGGATGAGGATCTGACGTTGCCAGAGCTGGTAGATGTCTACCTGGATCGCCTGTACGCGACCTTCAGCTCCCCTGCCACGATGTCGATCTACCGGCTGCTTCTGGCCGAAAGCGCCCGAACTCCAGAGCTGGTGCAGCGTTGGCACAACGAAGTTGCGCTCGGGCTGAAAGAGCGGGCGCAGACGATCATCCACCGCAACATACGCCGAGGCGTCATTCGCCCAGGCGTCTTGACCGAACACTTCTTCCCGTTGGCGCTCGCGCCCGCAGTGCTGTGGCTGAGTTCCTCGATGCTGTCCAAGGGGAATCCTTCCATCTCGCTGGTGCAGTTACGGGATGCGCACCGGCAACTGTTGCTTGAGCTTTTGCAGCCTCAATGA
- a CDS encoding DUF4105 domain-containing protein, giving the protein MHRVLRALAGLAIGFVVLLLTVWGALALWHQMPGPSVVRWFVIAMWSTLGVTVVLSRAGLLGRRNRNIAGFAFVIAAASLLMWWGTLQPSHQRVWADDVAQLLEARIDGNHVHLNNVRNFQWRSETDYTPQWESRTYDLDRLRSADLVLSYWMGPHIAHTLVSFGFDGGERVVFSLEIRKERHESFSAVGGFFRQFEQILVAADERDIVRTRSNARGEDVYLYRLQMNQASARALFLEYLNAANELRQKPRFYNTLTSNCTTIVFELARVIAPALPMDYRLLLSGYFARYVYDLHGLTPGYRYDELQALGHINERALASDVSEDDFSMSIRQGVPGIPANEVNP; this is encoded by the coding sequence ATGCACAGAGTCCTGCGCGCCCTTGCAGGCTTGGCGATCGGCTTTGTGGTACTGCTGCTGACTGTGTGGGGTGCGCTGGCTCTGTGGCATCAGATGCCGGGACCTTCGGTGGTGCGATGGTTCGTCATTGCCATGTGGTCCACATTGGGTGTGACCGTTGTCTTGTCGCGGGCGGGCTTGCTTGGGCGGCGCAATCGCAACATCGCCGGATTCGCATTTGTGATCGCAGCCGCCTCCCTGCTCATGTGGTGGGGGACGCTGCAGCCGTCACACCAGCGTGTATGGGCTGACGATGTCGCTCAGTTGCTGGAGGCCAGGATCGACGGCAACCATGTTCACCTGAATAATGTGCGCAACTTCCAGTGGCGCAGCGAAACCGACTACACCCCGCAGTGGGAGAGCCGCACATACGACCTGGATCGTCTGCGCAGCGCCGACTTGGTGCTTTCCTACTGGATGGGGCCGCACATCGCCCACACCCTGGTGTCGTTCGGCTTCGATGGCGGTGAACGCGTGGTGTTCTCGCTGGAAATTCGCAAGGAACGCCATGAGTCCTTCTCGGCGGTAGGAGGATTCTTCCGTCAGTTCGAGCAGATCCTGGTAGCCGCCGATGAGCGAGACATTGTGCGTACGCGCAGCAACGCGCGAGGCGAAGATGTTTATCTCTATCGCTTGCAGATGAATCAGGCGAGTGCCCGCGCGTTGTTTCTGGAGTATCTGAACGCGGCCAATGAACTGCGGCAGAAACCGCGCTTTTACAACACGTTAACCAGTAACTGCACGACCATCGTATTCGAGCTGGCCCGGGTCATTGCGCCCGCATTGCCAATGGACTATCGCCTGCTGCTGTCTGGATATTTTGCGCGGTACGTCTACGACCTGCATGGATTGACGCCTGGCTATCGTTACGATGAATTGCAGGCACTGGGGCATATCAACGAACGTGCCCTTGCTTCCGATGTGTCAGAGGATGACTTCTCGATGTCGATTCGACAAGGCGTGCCAGGCATCCCTGCCAACGAGGTGAATCCATGA
- a CDS encoding efflux transporter outer membrane subunit, giving the protein MLPTSPLFPAFRLRAASLALSAVVLTGCMSLAPAPDTPPLPVPEAWPAHLGSGTDGAHAGELAWQAYFTDPLLQRLIETALENNRDLRVAALRVEEASATFRIQRSDRFPAMGVGAQGGRARVPGDLNMSGRSLVGGEYRAEVGLTTWELDLWGRIRNLEDAALQAWLASDAARQAVHLALIAQVADGYLGLREIDERVAIARQTVTTREESYRIFRRRVEVGSTSKLDLTQVQTLLNQAQALLTQLEQARTTQLHALALLVGADPGPLPAKAPFDETTVLAELRAGLPSELLVSRPDIISAEHQLRASNAHIGAARAAFLPRIALTGSFGTASSDLNGLFDSGSRAWTFMPTLSLPIFDGGRRRANLELSEVRRDIAVAGYEKTIQSAFREVADALSAKHWLAEQLTIQRANLEAQSERARLAKLRYDNGSAAFLEVLDAQRDLLGAQQQLVQARRALLSSQVALYAALGGGTLAAAGEAQGAASTPASTPSTR; this is encoded by the coding sequence ATGCTCCCAACTTCCCCGTTGTTTCCTGCGTTCAGATTGCGCGCTGCCTCGTTGGCCCTGAGCGCCGTCGTCTTGACCGGCTGCATGTCGCTCGCTCCGGCGCCAGACACCCCGCCATTGCCCGTGCCCGAAGCCTGGCCCGCGCATCTTGGATCAGGCACCGACGGCGCCCACGCGGGAGAGCTTGCCTGGCAGGCGTACTTCACCGACCCCCTGCTGCAACGCCTCATCGAGACTGCGCTGGAAAACAACCGCGACCTGCGCGTGGCCGCGCTGCGCGTCGAGGAAGCCAGCGCCACATTCCGCATTCAGCGCTCGGATCGTTTTCCTGCCATGGGCGTGGGCGCCCAAGGTGGACGCGCGCGGGTCCCTGGCGACCTGAACATGTCGGGCCGATCGCTGGTGGGCGGCGAGTACCGGGCCGAGGTGGGTTTGACCACCTGGGAACTGGATCTGTGGGGTCGGATCCGCAACCTGGAAGACGCCGCCCTGCAAGCTTGGCTGGCTTCCGACGCGGCTCGCCAGGCCGTCCATTTGGCGCTGATCGCCCAGGTGGCAGACGGCTATCTTGGCCTGCGCGAGATCGACGAACGCGTGGCGATCGCACGGCAAACCGTGACCACCCGCGAGGAGTCCTATCGCATTTTCCGGCGCCGCGTCGAAGTCGGCTCGACCTCGAAGCTGGATCTCACACAGGTCCAGACCCTGCTGAACCAAGCTCAGGCGCTGCTGACGCAGCTTGAGCAAGCTCGCACCACGCAACTGCACGCCCTGGCACTGCTGGTAGGCGCTGATCCCGGCCCGCTGCCCGCCAAGGCACCCTTCGATGAAACGACGGTTCTGGCTGAGCTGCGGGCCGGTCTGCCTTCGGAGCTGCTGGTCAGTCGCCCGGACATCATTTCCGCCGAACACCAATTGCGTGCCAGCAATGCCCACATCGGCGCGGCCCGCGCGGCGTTCTTGCCGCGCATTGCGCTGACCGGCAGCTTCGGCACGGCCAGCTCCGACTTGAATGGCTTGTTCGATTCCGGCAGTCGCGCCTGGACCTTCATGCCCACCCTGTCGCTGCCCATCTTCGATGGCGGGCGCCGCCGCGCCAATCTGGAGCTGAGCGAAGTGCGCCGCGACATCGCCGTCGCCGGATACGAAAAAACCATTCAATCGGCCTTCCGCGAGGTGGCCGATGCGCTGAGCGCAAAGCACTGGCTGGCTGAGCAGTTGACGATCCAGAGAGCCAACCTGGAAGCGCAAAGCGAACGCGCACGCCTGGCCAAGTTGCGCTACGACAACGGCTCGGCCGCCTTCTTGGAAGTGCTGGATGCCCAACGCGATCTGCTGGGAGCCCAGCAACAACTGGTACAGGCGCGCCGCGCGCTGCTGTCCAGCCAAGTGGCGCTGTATGCCGCGCTCGGCGGCGGCACCCTCGCCGCAGCCGGCGAGGCACAGGGTGCGGCCTCGACTCCCGCTTCCACCCCATCAACCCGTTAA